In the genome of Eschrichtius robustus isolate mEscRob2 chromosome 2, mEscRob2.pri, whole genome shotgun sequence, the window AGCGTGCAGTCACAGGTGGGAGGTATTATTATACTTTAATGACATATATGCATTTCTGCAAGAGTCTGTGAGCTGTGGATCCTGTCTGCTGCCCTCAGGCTCTGCCTCTGCAAAGTGCGTGGATAGGCTCAGCTTTCTCCCTGAGGTTTTGTGGCGGATGAAGGGGGGTTCGCAGGAAAAAGCCCTGTGTGCAGCGAGGTGTGCAGATTGTGGGGCTCTGGGTTCCAGGCTGGGTGTGGGTGGAGTTTGTGAAATTGTGGCCTGTGAGACTAGGCATAAGATCCCGTCTGCGTGTGGCGgaatttgtatatctttgcctgtgtctctctgtccATGTGTGAATGTGCATTCGTGTTTCCCTGATGGGGTGTAACTGCGCATTTTGCCCTAGTTTGTGACTATCTGTGCACAAGTCCTTGTCGGTGTATCACTGTATTTGTGTGTCACTTTCTGTGTGTGGCTATTTCTGTCTGTTTATGATTAATATGCCTCTGGATGTCCCTGCTGTGTGTGAATTATTAGTGTACCTTTCCTGTGGGACTGTGTGTTACCCTGTCCCCTTGTGATGTTATTTATGTGTCTTTGTGTCGGCCTGTCTCCATGGACACCCCCCTGCCATCCCAAACTCCCTCTGGGCCCAGGAGTGCGTGTGGGGTAGGGAGTAGGGGGTTAGGGCCCCCTTCGCAGGTGAGGCCCCGCCCGTGCCCGCCTCCGCAGGCCGCGGGGATGGTGCACGCCAGGCCTGACATTGCACCCAACCTCCCCGCAGTCTTGGGGCGGGCAGCCCATGGAGCCGGGGCTGCTGCGGCCAGCGCCAGTGAGCGAGGTCATCGTCCTGCATTACAACTACACCGGGAAGCTCCGCGGTGCGCGCTACCAGCCCGGCGCGGGGCTGCGCGCCGACGCCGTCGTGTGCCTGGCCGTGTGCGCGCTCATCGTACTCGAGAACTTAGCCGTGCTGATCGTGCTCGGACGCCACCCGCGCTTCCATGCGCCCATGTTCCTGCTCCTGGGTAGCCTCACGCTGTCCGACCTGCTGGCGGGCGCCGCCTATGCAGCCAACATCCTGCTGTCGGGGCCTCTCACGCTGCGCCTGTCGCCCGCGCTCTGGTTCGCTCGTGAGGGTGGCGTCTTCGTGGCGCTCGCCGCGTCCGTGCTGAGCCTCTTGGCCATCGCGCTCGAGCGCCTCCTCACCATGGAGCGCAGGGGACCCGCTCCCGCCGCCCGTCGGGGGCGCACGCTGGCGCTGGCGGCCGCCGCCTGGGGCGTGTCGCTGCTCCTTGGGCTACTGCCCGCGCTCGGCTGGAATTGTCTGGGCCGTCTGGACGCCTGCTCCACGGTCCTGCCGCTCTACGCCAAGGCCTACGTGCTCTTCTGCGTGCTCGCCTTTGTTGGCATCCTGGCTGCCATCTGCGCACTCTACGCGAGGATCTACTGCCAAGTGCGCTCCAAAGCGCGGCGCCTGGGAACCCGCCCCGGGGCTGGCGAGGGCGCCTCGACCCGCGCACGCCGCACGCCGCGCTCGTTGGCGCTGTTGCGCACGCTCAGCGTGGTGCTCCTGGCCTTCGTGGCTTGTTGGGGACCACTCTTCCTGCTGCTTTTGCTGGACGTGGCATGCCCGGCGCGCGCCTGTCCTGTGCTCCTGCAGGCGGACCCCTTCCTGGGCCTGGCCATGGCCAACTCGCTTCTGAACCCCATCATCTACACGTTCACCAACCGCGACATGCGCCAAGCGCTCCTGCGCCTCCTCTGCTGCGGCCGCCGCTGGTGCAGCCTAGGCCCGGGTGCCTCCCAGCCGTCGGGGAGCGCCCCTGGGGCTTCGGGCGGCCTGCAGCGCTGGCTGCCTCCTGGCCTGGATGGCAGCTCCAGCCACTCCGAGCGCTCGTCACCCCAGCGGGACGGGCTGGACGCCAGCGGCTCGACCGGCAGCCCTGGCGCGCTCACAGCCGCCTGGACCCTGGTACCCCCGCCAGCCGCAGAGTGACGCCCTTTGGTCCGCCATTGGCCTCCCTAAGAGTCTTTCGCAGACTTTCTTGCTAAATAAAGGAATTTATAGGAAAAGCAGCTGAGGATGGTGGAGGAAGAAAAGACGCAGGAGAATGTATTTTATTGACGCTAAACCCCAcggcaatgaacaaaacagacaaaaatcccttccCTTGTGGAATTGATGTTCTGGTGGCGGACATAGACAATAATGGAATGAAGAGGTATGGAGATAATTCCAGTGACAATACAGTGATGCGATGGTGGTCAGGGGATGCCTCTCTGCAGAGATGGTGACATGTGATGTGAGATGGACTGTCCTGGGAACTTCTGAAGGAAGATCATTTCAGGGTGGGGCTGCAAAGGCCCTGAGCCTAGAATATGCCTGTGTGTTCTCTGAGAAGCACATATGTCAATGTGGCTGGAGCGGAGAATggagagggagagtgggaggaaaCAAAGGCAGGGAAATAATGGGACAGATGGGGCAGGGACTTATGAGCCCAGGGGAGGACTTTCTTTTGCTCTGAGTGAAGGGGGATTCATGGAGGGTTCTAGGCAGAGGAGGGACTTAATCTGGCTCACGTGTTTACAGACGCCTCTGGTCTCTGTGGAGGGCGAAGCTAGGAGAACAAGGTGATGGTGACTGCACTGGCCTAGGGGAGTGATGATAAGGAATCAGACTGTGTGGATTCTCCATGGATTTGGGAGGTATTGGACAGAATTCCGGAGGAAATTGGGTGTGGGGGAGAAAGGAGTCAAGGACAGCTCTTCACTTCAGAGGAGGAACCAAAGACAGGGCACCCTAAAATTTGACTCTAGGAGACGCAGCCAATTCCTATCTGAAACAAGATTTCTTTGAATGTGGTGTCAGAGCcttcataaagaataaaaatacaatcGAATAATAAAAGTGATTACAGTTTACTGTGCCTGGATAGCTGCCCCATAGTGCTAGGCCCAGGACAGGCCTTTTTCTCACCCTTACTGCAACCTTTCAAGGTAGGTTTCCTCACCCCCATTTGACGGATGAGGAAACTCCAAGAACTAAGTACCTTGTCCCAGTGTCTGAGCCAGGATACTAGACCAGGTGGTCAGGCTCCGAGGTCCGAGGAGGCGCAGGCTTGATGTCTGGCCCCTCTGGAGGGGTCTGTTAAGGCCAAGCAGACACTCCCTCCTTCAACGGTCTGCATTTTCGGCCAGGGGCGATCCTAGGGCCCCGTTTGTGCCCATAAAAGGCTCCAGGAGCGGAGGCCGCGTCTCCCAGCTGTCCCTGGCCCCCAGGCGTATTCCTAACCTCTAGTGCAGAGGGGCTGGCGGGAGAGGGGcggggtgggtgtggggaaagGACTGGGGGCTTTGGGCTCAGATTGCGGCACGCCGCCTGCCGGGAAACACCGGAACTGCAGGCAGCCGTAAAGATCGCGGTGTGTtttgcggcggggggggggggggggggggggcaggcggTCACTGACCCAGCCTGGGGACCTGAGTCTCCGTGGGCCACTCTCAGGCCATCCCTGCAGACCGTATGCATGGGGAAACAACCTACTTCCTGGAACACAAACACACTCAAACCTGGGGTCACATCCCAGGGCACTTCGAGAACTGGACCCAATCTCCCACCTGGCCTGGTTCCCCTATCCCCAGGCTCCTGTAATCTTCCGGGGCAACCTGAGACACCCCACCCCATTGTTCAGTTGTGTGATGGTGTGATGGCAGACGAGTTATTCACTTGTTCACATCTTACAAAATTCAAAAAGCACCAGTTCCCCCTCCTGGATGCATACACTATTGGGAAACTTCCAGAGCTATTCTGTGGATAAATGAGCTGAAATGTAAATACATCTTCTCTCGTTTTACACTTTAGCACTGCTCTCCACCTTGCTTTGATCACTTAATAGTATATCTTGGAAACTGTTGCACATCTAGATTTTGTACTGTGTTAACTGgctctggctgccataacaaatacaatagcctaggtggcttaaacagccaaaatttatttctcacagttctggaggc includes:
- the S1PR5 gene encoding sphingosine 1-phosphate receptor 5, with amino-acid sequence MEPGLLRPAPVSEVIVLHYNYTGKLRGARYQPGAGLRADAVVCLAVCALIVLENLAVLIVLGRHPRFHAPMFLLLGSLTLSDLLAGAAYAANILLSGPLTLRLSPALWFAREGGVFVALAASVLSLLAIALERLLTMERRGPAPAARRGRTLALAAAAWGVSLLLGLLPALGWNCLGRLDACSTVLPLYAKAYVLFCVLAFVGILAAICALYARIYCQVRSKARRLGTRPGAGEGASTRARRTPRSLALLRTLSVVLLAFVACWGPLFLLLLLDVACPARACPVLLQADPFLGLAMANSLLNPIIYTFTNRDMRQALLRLLCCGRRWCSLGPGASQPSGSAPGASGGLQRWLPPGLDGSSSHSERSSPQRDGLDASGSTGSPGALTAAWTLVPPPAAE